The genomic stretch CCAGTCAGCTGGCTGACCACGCGGGTGGTGATTGTTGTCATGGATTCGAAAGGGTTGGCCGAGAACTTGGCAATTGCCCCTGCCCCCATAACCACAATCATCGTCTCGCCGATGGCGCGCGAGGCCGCCAGCAGAATGGCGCCAACAATCCCCGGAAGCGCGGCCGGCAGAACCACCTGACGGATGGTTTCCGATGGGGTGGCACCAAGGCCAAGCGAGCCATCACGCAGGGATTGCGGCACGGCGTTGATAATGTCATCCGACAGCGAGGACACAAAGGGGATCAGCATGATGCCCATCACCACCCCAGCGGTCAGAACCGAGGTCGCGCCTGTCATCCAGCTAAGCCCAAGCACACCGTCTTCACCCTGGCCGAACAGTTTGAGCAGCAGCGGACCAACCGTCAGCAGCGCAAAAAGACCATAGACGATAGTTGGGATCCCAGCGAGGATCTCAAGCAGCGGTTTGGCAAAGGAACGCACCGTGGAGCTGGCATATTCAGACAGGTAGATGGCGGCAAACAGTCCGATGGGTACCGCAACCATCAAAGCAATCGCCGAGATGTAGAGCGTCCCCCAGAGCAAAGGCAACATCGACAACTCACTGTCGCCGCGGAAGTTCGGCGCCCAGGTAGAGCCAAAGAAAAAGTCGCTCCAGGCATGCAAGCCAAAAAAGTTGATGGTCTCAAACAGCATCGACAATACGATGCCAACCGTGGTGAGGATCGCCAGCGATGCGGCCAGAATGAGCAGCGCTAGAACACCGCGTTCCACAACGTTTCGGGCACGAAACTCTTTGGTGGTACGCAGCGTAGATAGTCCAAACCCAATCAGCGCCAGGACCAGACAGACCAGGGTCATGGCGGTTGATCCCACACTGGACAACCTGCGGTAGCTTTGCGCGGCCTCCAGCACTTCGGGGCGCACTTCAGACCCCAGGGCAACCCCAACAGTACCGAGAACCGCGCGAATATCACTGGCTTCGGTATTCAGTGTGATCGACTGGCTTTTGGTCATAACCCCCTGCAGGACAGCCTCGTCCAGGCCTTCGGCCAGGCGGCGCACGTCGCTCATCACCAGGCCAATGCTGGTGTTTTCAGGGATAAGTTCTGCGGGGATCGTTGCCGACACCCGATTTTCAATCAGGAGAGGCTGCGCCAACAGCCAGATCATCAGGGTGATCAGGGCTGGAATAGCAACGCTCATGGCGACATTGGCGCCGTAATAGACGGGCAGTGAATGCAGTTCGCGCGGGTTTCCCTGCGCCGAGTTCAAGGCGCGACGGCGCCCGAACCAAAAGCCAAGCGCAGTAAGCGCCAGCAGGACAACGACAAGCCAGAATGTTGGCATCTT from Phaeobacter sp. G2 encodes the following:
- the pstC gene encoding phosphate ABC transporter permease subunit PstC, whose amino-acid sequence is MPTFWLVVVLLALTALGFWFGRRRALNSAQGNPRELHSLPVYYGANVAMSVAIPALITLMIWLLAQPLLIENRVSATIPAELIPENTSIGLVMSDVRRLAEGLDEAVLQGVMTKSQSITLNTEASDIRAVLGTVGVALGSEVRPEVLEAAQSYRRLSSVGSTAMTLVCLVLALIGFGLSTLRTTKEFRARNVVERGVLALLILAASLAILTTVGIVLSMLFETINFFGLHAWSDFFFGSTWAPNFRGDSELSMLPLLWGTLYISAIALMVAVPIGLFAAIYLSEYASSTVRSFAKPLLEILAGIPTIVYGLFALLTVGPLLLKLFGQGEDGVLGLSWMTGATSVLTAGVVMGIMLIPFVSSLSDDIINAVPQSLRDGSLGLGATPSETIRQVVLPAALPGIVGAILLAASRAIGETMIVVMGAGAIAKFSANPFESMTTITTRVVSQLTGDTDFASPETLVAFALGLSLFVLTLGLNVLALYIVRKYREQYD